The following proteins are co-located in the Carassius carassius chromosome 39, fCarCar2.1, whole genome shotgun sequence genome:
- the LOC132120963 gene encoding uncharacterized protein LOC132120963: MVASNSWLLGLIVALLSTGSFRDSVQAEERPQSEDAEVLRGLNPTGGEKEEVDDEEEGGNISEEVDEGAGRDGETEEVEDEEDGMEAPKEEVTPEEEITEEEEAADPEVDDAEEDEEEAEEGVDEEEVAEEDDEAEGVEDEEEAAEEEVEEAEEEDEQMEVDVEEELSGEVESAQQTTEEEETAAEDEGAPGEEEEEEEADGEKVASTEDNEEAGDEETIVEDNVEETAKEENVDAELVSIQYSSGSFCALCSVCEHCGTCDKCPCDEGDMSAHCNHCDDCSYCFICPVICETVCQPGGILDVLSGSLYHTVSTLL; this comes from the exons ATGGTAGCTTCAAATAGCTGGCTGTTGGGGCTTATCGTAGCTCTGCTTTCCACTGGATCGTTCAGGGATTCTGTGCAGGCTGAAGAAAGACCACAAAGTGAGGATGCCGAGGTGCTGAGGGGTCTGAACCCTACTGGAGGTGAGAAAGAGGAGgtggatgatgaggaggagggtGGAAATATATCTGAAGAAGTTGATGAAGGTGCAGGAAGAGATGGGGAAACAGAGGAAGTTGAAGATGAGGAAGATGGAATGGAAGCTCCTAAGGAAGAGGTGACACCAGAAGAGGAGATAACTGAGGAGGAAGAAGCAGCTGATCCTGAAGTGGATGATGCTGAGGAAGACGAGGAGGAGGCAGAAGAAGGAGTGGATGAAGAGGAAGTAGCAGAGGAAGATGATGAGGCAGAAGGAGTAGAAGATGAAGAGGAAGCAGCAGAGGAAGAGGTAGAAGAAGCAGAAGAGGAGGATGAGCAGATGGAGGTAGATGTAGAAGAAGAATTATCAGGAGAAGTGGAATCAGCACAACAGACAACAGAGGAAGAAGAAACCGCAGCAGAGGATGAGGGAGCACCaggtgaggaagaggaagaggaagaggcagATGGGGAAAAGGTAGCTTCTACTGAAGATAATGAGGAGGCTGGAGATGAAGAGACCATAGTTGAAGATAATGTTGAAG AAACTGCCAAGGAAGAAAATGTAGATGCAGAGTTGGTCTCCATACAGTATAGCTCAGGCTCTTTCTGTGCCCTTTGCTCAGTCTGTGAG CACTGCGGTACCTGTGACAAATGTCCCTGTGATGAAGGAGACATGTCAGCACACTGCAATCACTGTGAT GATTGTTCCTACTGTTTCATTTGTCCTGTGATCTGTGAAACAGTCTGCCAGCCAG gtgGAATTCTTGATGTACTGAGTGGTTCTCTCTACCA CACAGTGAGCACGCTGCTCTGA
- the si:ch211-173d10.4 gene encoding carbonic anhydrase 14, whose product MLVKTCVIVILLSDFSIAKDWCYFGCEKSLPHWGKYYPKCNGRKQSPINIDTQKVVKNQEMSSVDLINFSLPHTMKMLKNNGHTVECELKAGIVGVQGGYLKHKYTVLQFHFHWGEKDLVNHPGSEHSLNGHRSPVEMHIVSRRSDLNDSTAAKVQDGFAVMGFFIEGNEKEKQKETSQVWESFTNYLQKIPRKGDKVRIMEPFSLHQLLKGVDLSKFYSYNGSLTILSIETEINFSVPELC is encoded by the exons ATGCTTGTCAAGACATGTGTGATTGTTATTTTATTGTCTGACTTCAGCATTGCAAAAG attgGTGCTATTTTGGCTGTG aaaaatcgCTCCCACACTGGGGCAAATACTATCCCAAATGTAatggccgtaaacagtctccaatCAACATCGACACCCAGAAAGTCGTTAAAAACCAAGAGATGTCATCTGTTGACTTGATTAACTTCAGTCTTCCTCACACCATGAAGATGCTGAAGAATAATGGACACACCG TTGAGTGTGAGCTGAAGGCAGGAATAGTGGGAGTTCAAGGAGGATATCTAAAGCACAAATACACCGTCCTGCAGTTCCACTTTCACTGGGGTGAAAAGGACCTGGTAAACCATCCGGGATCAGAGCACTCTCTGAACGGACACAGATCGCCTGTAGAA ATGCACATTGTCAGCCGGAGAAGTGATCTTAATGACAGCACCGCAGCAAAAGTTCAAGATGGCTTTGCTGTGATGGGCTTCTTTATT GAGGGCAATGAAAAGGAAAAGCAAAAAGAGACGTCACAAGTCTGGGAAAGCTTCACCAATTATCTCCAAAAAATACCAAGAAAGG gagacaaagtcagaattatggAGCCATTTTCTTTGCATCAGCTCTTAAAGGGGGTTGATCTCAGCAAGTTCTACAGCTACAATGGCTCACTGACAATTTTGTCCATAGAAACAGAAATAAATTTTTCTGTACCAGAACTTTGCTGA